Sequence from the Cucumis sativus cultivar 9930 chromosome 1, Cucumber_9930_V3, whole genome shotgun sequence genome:
AAGCCAAaccattgttttttaagaacaGGATGATAAGCGATGTTATGGTCATAAAGAAAATagcatgtttaatttttcaaaaatttaaagtgGTACCAAAAGAATTGGCTCATTCAGACTGAAAAGGGAAATGTAAGCCTAAAGGAAGCATACCCTGTCCTGGTGAGAAAGCAACGGGCTCCGTTGATATCCAATATGCGGAACTCGCCAAAGTAAAGTTTGCTCAGATCATCTTTGGTCAAGTATTGAAGAACTGGTGCAGCTAGAGGGCCCTACAAAAGGAAgacaatgattttttttatattggattTATAACAATAGGTTCCATAAAAAAAGCGACTTATAAATGGAAGAACAATGCATTCAACCTAAATTGATAGGGTTGATGGATATGAAGGGAATAAGTTCAACAACTTAATATGCATATAACACCAACACCAACTTCACGACTAGGAATCCTAAACTCATGACAGTGTTTATCCAATTTAAATGTGggataaatgaaaattgaaatgaaaggACTATGTCAACCTGCAGTGCTAGAAGAGATCTCTCATCATGGATATGCCATGAGACATCTCCCCCTTTGGCCTTGAAGGCTTTCATATGCTCTTCAATGTGAGCTAAGTCCTTGTCTCTGCAGCCTGCATTCACAACCAAGTATATGTGGTCATCCGTCACCTTGGTGATTACTGAGTCATCAATGGCTCCACCCTTTTCATTGGTAAAGACAGTAAGTGTTCCAGTTCCAGGAGCAAGCCCAGCAACATCAGCAACAACAAGTTTCTCGAGGAAAGCGATAGAATCCTTCCCCTTAAGGCTCAGTCCACACATATGGGAGACATCAAACAGTCCACCATTCTGCCTGCAGTTTACAGTCGAATCCATTATTGAATCCTTGTACTGGATAGGCATACTCCATCCAGCAAATGGAACCATCTTTCCACCATGAGTAACATGGAAATCATATAGAACAGTTTTTTTGAGCTCAGACTCTGCAGAGAAGAATCGACGTCCCACAGCCTTCTTATCAGTCTGTGCAAGACGGCGGGTAATTGATTGGCCCAGTTGCCACAAACCTCCCCTCATCTTGCTACTCTAAAATATCTGAACAtagaattgaaagaaatttaggcaaaaaaaatgagttctaccttaaaaattaaagcatACCATGTAACCTTAGTTAGGAAAGAGCAAGATTGAATTGAAATCCAAATAAATAGGTAGGTAAAAATAGAGGCAATGAATACTAGGATGCTtggaaacaaaattcaaatacatcATGGTCACGGTTCATAAACGgcttaaaaaggaaaagaaagttcGAGTTACAAGTCGCTAATAATTTGCAGATTCCtccaaaacaacaaaattatttagcaCAAGTCGCAAGCAAGCAATTTGAGAAACACCGGGCCATTCCAATGCTATTAGATACTAAAATTAAGAGACTTAGAACATCCaatgattcaaataatttaagagtgtcccattttaaaaaaaaaatcaatcactGATTCGAAATACAGGGTACAATATGTCACATTGAAGATGATAACATCAAGCGCGTGTAATTTTCAAATACCGCCTGAAACAATTATAACGGACCATCtaaaaaaatccaaaccaATCAAAACTATAGACATTTTTTTGAAGGAACCcagagaaaaacaaattccAATTTCCTTTCATGAATATCCAATCCATAAAACAGTGTGTTCGTGTGTATGTTTCCAAGATCCAATCAAGGAACCGCAAGATGAAGAGAAACATTATCAGAAACGATAAAAACTCAGATTGGCAAACGCAATGTCTGGGATATAAAAACCAGAAGTCATGAGAAGGGAAAGAGCAAAGCACTTACAGATATGGGTTTTTTTGTTGGCCGTTCAAATTTAGTTCTTCAAAGAAACAAATCCGACAGCCTAAAGGAGCATTTGTGGATCAGTCTGAAGATATCAAGAGGAGAGAAAAAGCTTGAACCTTTATATATGTGTAGGTTATTTTACATCATAtaccaacaaaataataataataaaatcaaaagaaaataacattaaaaaaccatataagagaaataaaaaactgCAAAAGGTTTGGTGAAATATAAAGTGGGTGGCGTAGGGTGCCCTCTTCCTAATCGAGCAGCCAAAAATACCCCATCTTTAATGGGTGGTGGTGGCACAATCTCACACACACCCTAATCTCTTCAAACTCTCTGCCCATTCCTCAGTTTCTTTCAATCATATTTATCCCAAAAATGTACAGCGATTGATCCAAAAACAGGGTATCTCCACCGTTAAATTTGCAGTACGATTGACAAAATGGTGGGGTCAGCTATAAATCAGAGACTTACGATTCTTCCCGTGGTACTAAGTACATGATATCAAAATGCCTCACCTAAGTTCGGTGGACTATCGCTTCAGAACCATGAAAagcataataataatattctcACCAATTACTTCTTTCTCAGACAATTTATTGGTTTTCTGAAGATATAGTTTAACAAATTGATAATGTTAAAGAGCATGATAAACGAATAAAATTATGGCTAATGTGAATTTGGTTTTGGGTGAAACAAAAAGGGGTCATATCTCAGTTAATCTGAGTTCAGGAAGATCCTCGATCGTGAGCCACCATGGCCACCTTTCATCAAAACGACGCCGGATTTGAGCCTAACCTCATTGCAGGCTCCGGTCTGCTAGAAACGGGAGTTGCAGAGTACAAGATTTTGGTGGAAAGGGAAAGCtaatgagaaagaaattgtTTCCATGGAAGTGAAGAGTACTGTACAGTACAATAGCTCCATTAGAGTGGACAACGATGAGCATGAGCTTCAGCTTATTGGGCTGGGCCTACACTAGCGGTTGCCAACTATCGATTGAAATGCGGTGGGCCTAGTCGTGTGCGTTTAGTAATCCTAGGCCACTTCAGTTATATTGCTTCAGAAAATAGGGTCTTTTAATTGTAAACACAGATTATATAGTTTGCCATTGGATTAtctattataaaaattgtgtCAATtcgataatatattttttcaaatgaatttaaacactgataaaattattataagtaTTTATAATTTGGTGGTTTGTCATGTTATACTTTTAAGTTCAATTATTATAAAGGACTATTatccaattttataaataaatatatatttttttaaattaattataccaTATCTTGAAACTATTgatgttttagaaatttaatttcttatatgCTTAACACCTTTAATCCAAGTTGAAATTGACTCGAGATTAcctaaaaaatcttttaaaaaaaactcatttgtCCTTTGTTTCAAGATAGTCTCGAGAATCCTTTACTTTTCTTCGTCTTCAATCCCGGTCATGGGATTGACGAAGATCCctcaatactttttttttattattattgcaatGTCGGGCGGATTAGGTC
This genomic interval carries:
- the LOC101209820 gene encoding aminomethyltransferase, mitochondrial; its protein translation is MRGGLWQLGQSITRRLAQTDKKAVGRRFFSAESELKKTVLYDFHVTHGGKMVPFAGWSMPIQYKDSIMDSTVNCRQNGGLFDVSHMCGLSLKGKDSIAFLEKLVVADVAGLAPGTGTLTVFTNEKGGAIDDSVITKVTDDHIYLVVNAGCRDKDLAHIEEHMKAFKAKGGDVSWHIHDERSLLALQGPLAAPVLQYLTKDDLSKLYFGEFRILDINGARCFLTRTGYTGEDGFEISVPSENALDLAKAILEKSEGKVRLTGLGARDSLRLEAGLCLYGNDMEQHTTPVEAGLTWAIGKRRRAEGGFLGAEVILKQLEEGPAIRRVGFFSSGPPARSHSEIQNEDGKNIGEVTSGGFSPCLKKNIAMGYVKSGTHKAGTKVKIIVRGKAYDGVVTKMPFVPTKYYKPT